The Methanococcus maripaludis genome has a window encoding:
- a CDS encoding alpha-1,2-fucosyltransferase, with the protein MKIIQLKGGLGNQMFQYALYKSLKKRGQEVLLDISWYLKNNAHNGYELEWVFGLSPEYASIRQCFKLGDIPINLIYNVKRKVFPKKTHFFEKSNFNYDNNVFEVTNGYFEGYWQNENYFKNFRSEILNDFSFKNIDKRNAEFSEYLKSINSVSVHVRRGDYVTNQKALNVHGNICNLEYYNKAINLANNNLKNPKFVIFSDDITWCKSNLGIDDPVYVDWNTGPYSYQDMYLMSNCKNNIIANSSFSWWGAWLNQNTEKKVFSPKKWVNDRNNVNIVPNGWIKIK; encoded by the coding sequence GTGAAGATAATACAGTTGAAAGGCGGGCTTGGAAATCAAATGTTTCAATATGCATTATATAAATCACTAAAAAAGAGGGGACAGGAAGTTTTATTGGATATATCGTGGTATTTAAAAAACAATGCACACAATGGTTATGAATTAGAGTGGGTTTTTGGATTAAGCCCTGAGTATGCATCCATAAGACAATGTTTTAAATTAGGGGATATTCCCATAAATTTAATATATAATGTAAAACGTAAAGTTTTTCCTAAAAAAACACATTTTTTTGAAAAAAGTAATTTTAATTATGATAACAATGTTTTTGAAGTAACTAATGGTTATTTTGAAGGTTATTGGCAAAATGAGAATTATTTTAAAAATTTTCGTTCAGAAATTTTAAATGATTTTTCATTTAAAAATATTGATAAAAGAAATGCTGAATTTTCAGAGTATTTAAAGTCCATAAATTCTGTTAGTGTCCATGTACGGAGGGGCGATTATGTAACTAACCAAAAGGCACTGAACGTCCATGGAAACATATGTAATTTAGAATATTACAATAAAGCTATAAACTTGGCAAATAATAATTTGAAAAACCCTAAATTCGTAATTTTTTCAGATGATATAACTTGGTGTAAATCTAATTTGGGGATTGATGATCCAGTCTATGTGGATTGGAATACTGGACCATATAGTTATCAGGATATGTATTTAATGAGTAATTGTAAGAACAATATTATTGCAAACAGTTCTTTTAGTTGGTGGGGAGCATGGTTAAATCAAAATACTGAAAAAAAGGTTTTTTCACCTAAAAAATGGGTCAATGATCGAAACAATGTTAATATTGTACCAAATGGGTGGATTAAAATTAAATGA